In the Malania oleifera isolate guangnan ecotype guangnan chromosome 1, ASM2987363v1, whole genome shotgun sequence genome, one interval contains:
- the LOC131146869 gene encoding basic leucine zipper 43 produces the protein MQPGEVTGIHFLIPPNQSPYPAQFSLNENTTPTFQFSRFSINPLLNIQIPQVQEINSHPSSFSSNSTSDEADEQQLNLINERKQRRMISNRESARRSRMRKQKHLDELWSQVVWLRNENHQLIDKLNHVSESHDRVLQENAQLKEETSELRQMLSDLQLNGPYTTLKDLEEVPCNAAYLS, from the coding sequence ATGCAGCCTGGGGAGGTGACAGGAATCCATTTCCTGATTCCTCCGAACCAATCTCCATACCCAGCTCAGTTTAGCTTGAATGAGAACACCACACCCACATTTCAATTTAGCAGATTCTCTATTAACCCTCTGCTGAATATCCAAATCCCTCAAGTTCAAGAGATCAACTCTCATCCATCATCTTTCAGCAGCAACTCGACATCCGATGAAGCAGATGAGCAACAACTGAATCTCATCAACGAGAGGAAGCAGAGAAGGATGATATCAAATAGAGAGTCTGCACGACGATCACGTATGCGCAAGCAGAAGCACCTAGACGAGCTCTGGTCGCAGGTTGTCTGGCTCCGCAATGAGAATCACCAGCTAATTGATAAGCTGAATCATGTTTCAGAAAGCCACGATCGGGTCCTCCAAGAGAATGCACAGCTCAAAGAAGAAACTTCTGAACTTCGTCAAATGCTTAGCGACCTTCAACTCAACGGCCCCTACACTACTCTCAAAGACTTGGAAGAAGTCCCCTGCAACGCTGCATACCTCAGCTGA